A region of the Hyalangium gracile genome:
CACCGACAGCCGCGCCCCCGCCGGAGCCGTGTAGCTGAACTGCACCGCCGAGCCCTCGGGGCATGCCAGCCTGCCGCCCGGCTGAGCCTCGCCCTGCACCTTCCCCTCGGGAGACACACAGAAGGCGCGCACGCCGAACGCGCTCTCCCCCGAGCCACTGCGCGCCTGCCACTCACCGTCCGCCGGCGCCACGTTCCGCCCTCGCGGGAGCACCACGAACATCGCCACCGCGGCCACCGCCACCGCCGGGAGCGCGACCTTCCACCAGTCCCAGAAGGAGCGACGCTCCGGAGCCGCGGCCCGCTCCGCGGCCTGCACCCGCGCCATGAGCCGGGCCTCGAGCAGCGCCTCGCGCCCCCGCGGCAGCACGCGCTTCTCCAGGGAGGACTCCACCCGCGAGAGCCGCTCATACGCGTCGCGGCACTCCGTGCAGGTGCGTGCGTGCTCGCTCAGCCGGGCGTGGCCCTCGGCATCCAGCTCCCCGAGGAACAGCGCCTCGAGCGCGGCCTTCGCTTCCAGGTTCTTGCACGTCATTCGTCGCCCCTCCCCTTCAGGAAACCCCAGCCCTTCGCCTGGATGCCCTGCAGGTAGCCATGCGTCTGCAGAAAGCCGAGCAACCGCTGCTTGAGGCCCTTCTCCCGCCGCCGCACCTGGATGCGGGTGAGCCCCACGCGCTCGGCCGCGCTCTCCTGCGCCAGTCCCTCGGTGAAGCGCAGCTCGAACAGCTGAAGCTCCTCCGGCGTGAGGCCGCCCTTGAACTCTCGCAGGAGCGCCTCCACCTCCTGGTCCTCGAGCCGCTGCTCCAGGCTCTCTCCACTGGTGGAGGCGTGGCCCAATTCCCAGTCCAGCGTGGTGCCCTCATCCTGCGGCCCCAGCCCCGCCACCACCTCGCGCGTGCGGGACTGCTCGAGCACCACGTTGCGCGCGATGCCCATGAGGAACTGTGCGTAGGGGCGCACGCCGTCGTACGCCAGGCGCGTCCGGGGTTCGAAGGCTCGTGCGAATGTCTCCAGCACGGTGTTCTCCACCTCGAGCGCGCCCTGCAGGTGGGCAAAGCCGCGCCCACGAAAGGCCACCGCCCGCAGCGCGCGAGCCAGCGGCTCGGCGTGCGCGCGATACACCTCTCCCAACACCTCCGGTGCGCCTTCCCGGAAGCGCCGCAATCGCTCCTGGTCCCACTCCCACGCCATCCCAGCCACATAGCAGCGGCGTTCAGCCGCCGTCACTCTCCCCTTGTCACTCGTGACCCCGGGTGGATCGCGTCACTGCAAAATGGCAGTCTAAAAGCCACTTTTTGCGCTCCGAGCACACGACCCCATGTCCCTGCCCCGCGCTTCCCTTCCCCTGAGCCTCTGGTCCCTGCTGCTGGGCCTGGGGCTCGCGCTGCCCTGGCAAGCCCAGGCGGCCACGCCCGAGCGCGTCTCCTACGCGCTGATCATCGCCAACAACGCCAGCCTGGACCCGAAGCAGGCCGCGCTGCGGTACGCGGACGATGACGGGGCGCGCTACTACGAGTTCTTCGCGCCGCAGGCGAAGGAGACGGTGCTGCTGAGCGTGCTCGACGCGGAGACGCAGGCGCGCCACCCCGGCCTGGCCGCGCGCACCCAGCCGCCCACGCGCGCCACGCTGAAGGAGTCCCTGACGCGCCTGTCGAGCCAGATGAAGCAGGACCGGGAGGCGGGCAGGCAGCCGGTGCTCTACTTCATCTTCACGGGCCACGGGCAGCGCGGAGCCGCGGGCGAGGGCACGGTGAGCCTGCTGGACGGGCCCTTCACCCGGACCGACCTCTACTCGCAGGTCATCACCCCCAGCCCGGCCAGCTTCATCCACCTCATCGTGGATGCGTGTGACTCGTACTTCTTCGTCAACGCGCGAGGCGGGCTGCCCATCGGCCCGGCGCAGACGGCGGCGGTGACGCAGCACCTGGCCTCGCGCGAGCTGGATCGCTTCCCGCAGGTGGGCGTGGTGCTGTCCACCTCCAGCGCGCAGGAGAGCCACGAGTGGAGCGCCATCTCCGCGGGCGTCTTCAGCCACCAGGTGCGCTCGGCGCTGGCGGGCGCGGCGGACGTGAACGGCGACGGCCGGGTGGAGTACTCGGAGCTCACCGCCTTCATCGCCGCCGCGAGCCAGGGCATCGAGGACGTGCGCGGCCGGCTGGACATCTTCGCGCGGCCGCCCCCGCTGGACCGGAGCGCTCCGCTGAGCGACCTGGGCCGCAGCTCGGGCCTGGGTTACCTGCTGGTGCCGGAGGGGACGAGCGGACGCATGTGGGTGGAGGACACCCGGGGCGTGCGCGTGGCGGACTTCCACAAGGAG
Encoded here:
- a CDS encoding RNA polymerase sigma factor yields the protein MAWEWDQERLRRFREGAPEVLGEVYRAHAEPLARALRAVAFRGRGFAHLQGALEVENTVLETFARAFEPRTRLAYDGVRPYAQFLMGIARNVVLEQSRTREVVAGLGPQDEGTTLDWELGHASTSGESLEQRLEDQEVEALLREFKGGLTPEELQLFELRFTEGLAQESAAERVGLTRIQVRRREKGLKQRLLGFLQTHGYLQGIQAKGWGFLKGRGDE
- a CDS encoding caspase family protein, which codes for MSLPRASLPLSLWSLLLGLGLALPWQAQAATPERVSYALIIANNASLDPKQAALRYADDDGARYYEFFAPQAKETVLLSVLDAETQARHPGLAARTQPPTRATLKESLTRLSSQMKQDREAGRQPVLYFIFTGHGQRGAAGEGTVSLLDGPFTRTDLYSQVITPSPASFIHLIVDACDSYFFVNARGGLPIGPAQTAAVTQHLASRELDRFPQVGVVLSTSSAQESHEWSAISAGVFSHQVRSALAGAADVNGDGRVEYSELTAFIAAASQGIEDVRGRLDIFARPPPLDRSAPLSDLGRSSGLGYLLVPEGTSGRMWVEDTRGVRVADFHKERERPMVVALPPDRSYFLRSAGRETRLTMSRAGAVVDAGALSWSASAVASRGPVEEAFRDKLFSVAFGPRFYSGYVASQGETPVAMNDGPDLSP
- a CDS encoding anti-sigma factor family protein; this encodes MTCKNLEAKAALEALFLGELDAEGHARLSEHARTCTECRDAYERLSRVESSLEKRVLPRGREALLEARLMARVQAAERAAAPERRSFWDWWKVALPAVAVAAVAMFVVLPRGRNVAPADGEWQARSGSGESAFGVRAFCVSPEGKVQGEAQPGGRLACPEGSAVQFSYTAPAGARLSVAAKSPSGEVLQFFPREGEAAPVTPGVDVPLSYSTPVQGGWLAGPLEVRARFVDEKGQTLGESAVTLTPAR